Genomic window (Akkermansiaceae bacterium):
TCCCTACGTCGTGAAGGGTGACAAATCCAGCGGCGTCCTGCCACGCATCAACCCCGGCGACCCGGGCAAGAAGGGCGAGGCGGACAAGGGCATCCAGGCCTATTGCTTCCGCATGTGCCTCACGGACCATGAGCCGAACCGCGTGCCATTCAAGAAGCCGGCGAACTACGACCCGAAGCAGTACGAGCTGCTCGCCCGGATCTATGAAGCAGGCTGGACGGAGACTTTCGGCAAGTTCGACCCGATCCCGAACCACAAGACGGACACCAACAACCACGGACCGTTCAGCACCGACAACATCGGCTACAACCACGAGTATCCCGAGGCCTCCTACGAGAAGCGGAAGGAGATCATCCAGGAGCACATCGACTACCAGCAGGGCTGGCTATGGTTCGTCCAGAACGACCCGCGCGTGCCGGAGAACGTCCGCAAGGAGATGGCCCGCTGGGGCCTGCCGAAGGATGAGTACACCGACAACGGCAACTGGTCCCCGCAGCTCTACATCCGCGAGGCACGCCGCATGGTCGGAGCCTTCGTCATGACCGAAAACGAACTCCGCAAGAAGAAGCCGACCCCGGAATCCGTGGGCATGGGTTCCTACACCATCGACTCCCACAACATCCAGCGCTACATCACGCCGGAAGGTTACGTGCAGAACGAAGGCGACATCGGCGTCTCCACCAACGGACCCTACGAGATCGCCTACGGATCGCTGGTGCCGAAGAAAGGCCAGGCGGACAACCTGCTGGTGCCGGTCTGTGTCTCCAGCACGCACATCGCCTTCGGCTCCATCCGCATGGAGCCGGTGTTCATGATCCTGGCCCAGTCCGCCGCCACCGCCGCGGTCATGGCCATCGATGACAAGAGCACCGTCCAGGACGTCCCGTATGCGAAGCTGCGCGAGCGCCTGCTGGCCGACGGCCAGATCCTGGAAGCCCCGCATCTCATCAAGGGCAAGCCGGTCAGCAAGCTGGAAGGCACCGTGGTCGATGACAACAACGCCAAGTTCGTCGGCGAATGGTCCGAAGGCAAAGGCGGTGACTACGTCGCCCTCGCCTACCGCCACGACCAGAACGAGCGCGACCTGGGTGTGAAAACCGCCCTGTTCGAAGCGAAGCTGCCGAAGGCCGGGAAATACGAAGTCCGCGTTTCCTATGCGGACCTCGCCAACCGTTCGACGAAAGCCAAATTCATCATCGGCGCGAAGGACGGCGACAAGGTCGTGACCGTCAACCAGCGCAAGAAGCCGGAGATCGAAGGACTCTTCACCAGCCTCGGCACGTTCGAGTTCGGTGAGGACGCCAAGGTCACCATCTCGAACGAAGGCTCCGACGGCCACGTCATCGCCGACGCGGTCCAGTGGCTGCCGAAGTGATCCAACCGGCCCACTTCTGATCCATCCAAAGCGGAACGGGCAACCGTTCCGCTTTTTCTTCGTCCGCTGCGATCCCCCCGGGCCATTCACACGGAAGCCATGGCAGCCACCAACCGTGCCCTCTCCTTGCCATCGTCCTCCATCAGGGCGAGCAGCTCATCCACACTCTGGGGAGTGAATTCATCGAATATCCCAAGGGCGGCCTTCACTTTCCGCTGGTGAACCAAATCGTAAGCGAGCCACATCAGCAGCACCGGCAGACCGCCGACGATGACCCAACCGGGAAGACCCCTTGTCACCCACATCGAGAAAAAGAAAAAGCAGCAGTAAATCGAGACCATGTCCACACTGCGGAGAGCCTCCAGATCCGTATGCGGAGAGCTGGCATCGAAGTTCCTGCGCTTTTTGCTGAACTTCTCGATGAATCCGACAACATTCTGCCGGGCTTCCGGAACCGGCTCACCGAGCAGTTGGAGCAGGTGCCCCGCTTCCTGGGGCGCACATTCGTCGAACAGTCTGATCGCGGCTTCGATTTTTCCGTTGCTCAGTTTGATGAAGATCATCCCTGCAATGAATGAAACGGCGGCGGTGATATACAACCACAGAGGCCATTCGCTCACCTCAATCAGCAGGATCAGCACCAAGCAAGCGGCAAGTATCACGTAGGCTGGCACCAGCCTCCCGCGCAGCAACTGGAGGTCGGTTCGGCCATCATCCCCATCGGCGCGCCTCCTCCTGTCCCTGAATTCCTTCAGGAAATCCACCGTTTTGCGGCGTGATGCTTCGTGGGGATCGTGCATACAGAATCTCAAAGGGTATCCCTGTCCGCAGACGCTGTCACGGAAATCTGGCACCACCGCATCCTCCCAAAAAAACCGGGGGGCGCATGCGCCCCCCGGTTCCTGATGAAAGTCGAAGATCTCCGGCGGATCACACGTCGCAGATGCCGACCGCCTGCTTCAGGCTGCCGATCTTGTCCTCGCGCTTGGGAATGAACTCCTGGGCGACGTAGCCCTTGTAGCCGGTGTCCACGATGGCCTTCATGATGGCCGGGTAGTAGAGTTCCTGTGTTTCGTCGATCTCCGCACGGCCGGGAACACCGCCGGTGTGATAGTGGGCGAAGTACTTGTTGTCCTTCCGGATGGTGGCGATGACGTCACCCTCCATGATCTGCATGTGGTAGATGTCATAGAGCAGGCCGAAATTCTCGCTGCCGACCGCCTTGCAAAGCTCCACGCCCCAGGTGCTGAGGTCGCACATGTAGTCCTTGTGGTTCACCTTGCTGTTGAGCAGCTCCATCGTGATCTTGAGGTTGAGCTTTTCGGCGATGGGCATCAGGCGCTTCAGGCCGATGGCGCAGTTCTCGATGCCCTTCTGGTCGTCCATCCCATCGCGGTTTCCGGAGAAGCAGATCACCTGCTTGCCGCCGGCATCCGCCACCTGCTTCAGGTAGGGCTCATAAATTTCGATGAGCGTGTCGTGGTGCTCGATGCGGTTGAAGGCCTTCTCGATGCCGCCGACCTTCACTCCGTCCTTGGTGGTGCCGGTCGGGTTGCTGAAGATGGCGCAGGTCATGCCATGCTTCTTGAGCGTCTCCATGTCCTCCGGCTTCAGCAGCTCGATCGACTGGAGGCCGAAGTCCTTGCCTGCAACGCAGAGGTCCTCCAGCGGGATGTCCTTGTAACACCATTTGCAGACGGAATGGTTGATCCGGCCGTTCATCCCTACTTTCGCGGCGGCATTCTCCGCCGCACCGAGGCGGTGGGAAAGTGAAGCGGCAGCCGTGGTGATGGCGGCGAACTTGGCCGATGTCTTGAGGAAATTACGTCGTCCGGTGATGGAAGAGGATGGATTCATGGCTCCCGCGAGCCTGAGCGGCTGGCATGCCCTGTCAAGTCCCCGGCGGATTCAATCCTCCTCGATGACCAGACGCGGTGGACGTTTCATGCGGAACCGTTCCTCACCTTCCCCGATGTCCAAGCTGTCCAGCACGTTGGTGCGCTTCCGGATCAGCCCCGGCGCTCCGGAGGAAGGGGCGAAAGAGGGGGTCTCCGTGTGGTAGGGATCATCACCCAGCAAGACGGGCTCCTTCGGCGCAACCGGACTGACATCCACGGCGCTGAGGGCGCCCAGTTGGGCGTTGGGCGTGAGGCCATCCGCCATCATGCCGGAATGGACGGAGCAGAACGGGAGGTTCTCGGTCCCTTTGCGGAAGTATTCGGTCACCTTCATGCTCTCCATCCGGACGGTGCCCGTTTCCCGGTTCTCGACCGCATGCTGGCAAAACTGGGTCGCCCGCTGCCCGGACTCCGCACAGACCGGCACCTCCACCACCGTCGGCGGCACCTTGATCTCACCGCCGCCGAAGGAGGGGGATGCCGCATTCATCACGGCCTGCCAAACGGGCAGCGCCAGATCGCGGCTGAACGCACCCTCGTAGATCGGGTCACCCGCCCCGCTCAGAAAGCCGGTCCAGACACCACAGCTCACCCGCTTGTTGTAGCCGAGGAACCAGTTGTCGGAAAAGTCGTGGGTCGTCCCGCCTTTTCCGGCCCCGGGAAACGGCTTCTCCACCAACCCATCAAGCGCACCCGCAGCGGCCCCTCTCTCCATTCCGCCCACCATCATGCTGTGGACCTGGAACGCGGTCGCCGAGTCCACGATCTGCGGCGGAGTGACGGTCACCCGCGGACGACGATAGACGATGGCGCCGCGCGAATCCTCCACCCGGTCGATATAAACCAGCTCGGACGCCCCCGCCCTGCCTTCCTTGCCGAAGGTGGCGATGGCCCTCACCGCCTGCTTCATCGATACCTGCTCCCATCCCACGCACAGACGGGGGAGCAACTCGGTCTTCTGCATGGGGAAACCGAAGGCCACCGCCGCATCGACAACCTTCTGCAACCCCACCTGCTGGCCGAGGCGGAGGGAAGCGGCGATCTTCGAGGATTCGAAGGCCTCACGCAGCGGGATGTTCTTCCGTTTGATCTGCGGTACCCTGACCTCCTGCCCCCACTCACCGACGATGCCTTCCTGTCCGCCCACCATCACCGTGCGGTTGTCCATGTGGTCGTCCAGCACCATGGATGAGGGTGTCTGTCCCGAAGCGAGCGCCGCCGCATAGAGGAACGGGAAAAAGGCCGTGCCGGGCGGACGCTTGCCCAGCTCGATGAAGTCGTAGTTGGACTGGGCGTAGTCCCTGCCCCCCACATGGGCCAGAACCTCTCCGGTGGTATGATCGACCATCAGGACGGCCCCCTGGACATACTCCGGGGGCTTGTCGGAGGCACGCTTGTAGTCCGCGTGTTTCTGCCGCCGGTAGAGCGGATTCTGCTCCGCCCGCACGAGGCTTTCCTCCAGCGACTTCTGCGCCGCTTCCTGCGCATCCCTGAGGATGGTGGTGTGGACCTTGAATCCACCTTTCGCGAGGGCTTCCTCACCCAGCGCCTGCTTCACCCCGTCGAAGATCCTCTCATACAGGTGGGTGGTCCCCCGCAGCAGCGGCTTCGGGTTCAGCCCCAGCGGCAGCGCCTGCAGGCGCGCGACCTCCGCCTTGGAAAGGCTGCCCTCCTTCCCCATCCGGGCGAGGACGAAGTTCCGCCAGTTTTTGTTGCCGCTCGGGTTCCTCAGCGGTGAGAGCGGATTCGGGCTCTTGATAAGGGCAACGATGGACGCGCACTCCTGCGGCTCCAGATCCATCGGCTCCTTTCCGTAATAGCCGAGCGCGGCGGAACGGATGCCATAGTAGCTGCTGCCGAGATAGATCCGGTTCACATAGAACCCGAGGATCTCATCCTTCTTGTAGTGTTTCTCGATCCGGCGGGCGAGGAAGGCCTCCACCAGCTTCCGTTGGATGGTGGATTCCTTGCGCTTGATCGCCTCCTCACGCAGACCATACGCATTCCGCGCGAGCTGCTGGGTGATGGTGCTGGCCCCCTGGCTGTTGCCTTTCCATGTCTCGTAGGCAGCCCGGATGATGCCCCAATAGTCGATCCCGCCGTGCTTCGCGAAACGGGAGTCCTCCCCCGCCACCAAGGCATCGACGAAAACTTTCGGCACCTTGTCCATGCCGATGACGCTGCGGTTTTCGAGGAAGATCCGGCCGATTTCCTCGTCATTCCGGTCCAGGATGATGCTCGGCAACTCCAGGTCGTTGATGCGGTCCAAGTCATAGGTCTCCGCCCTTTCCCGGTAGGGGCGGGTGTATTGCTCCAGAAAAACGTAGCTGAAGACTCCGGCCGCCGCGATGAACAGGAGGAAGGAGAGCCACAAGCCTTTGCTCTTGTAGAACGGCCTCTTGCGACTCTTGTTGAGGGGGCGCTTTTTTTTCTCTGCCATGCCGGATTTCCGATCACCCCCGCCACAGCCGACGGAGACGCTCCCCAACCTCTACCCGACCGGCGACACTCCCGCAACCCCCGCGTTGCTCCGGGTGATCGGAGAAAAAATCGCCTCCTGCGGCCCCATTTCCTTCCCGGAGTTCATGAGCCTGGCGCTCTACCATCCGGAATACGGCTACTACGCGAAGGATCTCCGCCAGGTGGGCCGTGAGGGGGATTTCTTCACCAGCGTGAGTGTCGGCCCGCTTTTCGGCAGGATCCTGGCCCGCCGGTTCATCGCCTGGTGGGAGGAAAACCAGCAGCCCTCCCCGTGGCGCGTCATCGAGGTGGGGGCACATGACGGCACCCTGGCTGCCGACATCCTCACGGAGATCTCGTCCATCTCCCCCGCCGCCTTTTCCGCGCTGGAGTATGCCATCCCTGAACCACTGCCGCGTCTCCAGGCCGCCCAGCGGGCAAAACTCGCGCCATGGGGGAATGTCCGCTTCGTCGCCTCCGCCGGAGATCTGGCCGCAGCCCCACTTCCCGGTATCGCCTTCGGCAACGAGGTGCTGGACGCCCTGCCCTTCGAGATCATCGGCAGAGCCGGAGGGATCTGGCATGAATACCTGGTGGCGCAGGAGGGTGGAAAATTCGCCATGACCCAGGGTCCGCCCTATCCCCATGGCCCGGCAGGCGACTTTCCCGACGGCTATCTGACCGAGATCCGGCGGGACTACGGCGAATTTTTCCGGCCATTCCTCAGCGCTCTCCGCCATGGCCTGCTGCTGTGGTTCGACTACGGCTACGACCACGAAGCCTACTACCATCCCGCCCGCACCACCGGAACCCTGCGCACCTTCTCGAAACACCGTGCGGGAGAAAACCCATTCATCGCTCCCGGGGATGAGGACATCACCGCCCATGTGGATTTCACCGCCGCAGCGGACGCCGCCATCGCCTTGGGCTGCCGGATCAATTCCATGAAAACCCAGAGCGCCTGGCTCACGGAGGCCGCCCGGGAGTTCCTCCTCTCCATGGAAGGCCGCCCGGACGCCTCCCTGCTGCGGCAGTTCCAGAGCCTGACCCACCCCGGCCAGCTCGGCACCAGGTTCCATGTGCTGGATTTTTCATGGAATCCGGAGCCAGAACCTCTACAACCGGGGGGATTGAAATCCCCATGAATCCTGAAAGGTCGCGACTGAAGACGATTGGATTCCTGAAAAAGTTCAGGGACCACCGGCGCAACTACGACGCCTACTCCAAGGACTCCGATCTCGCCGCCCTCAGAAAACGCGAGAGATCATTTTCAGGTTACTTCCTGGCTCCCTGTCTTCTTGTGTTGTTCCTTTCCTCCCATTGGTCCGGTTGGGCGATCGTCGCCGCGGTTTTCGCTTTGGGTGGCGCGATCGCCGGATTCCTCGAGCAAAGAAAAATCCGGAGGGCCCTCGCCCTGTTCGATGAATGCGCGCCGCAGGACATCGATCAGGTTCTCCGGCGCATCGGCGGGGAGGGCGAATTTCCTTCCCGTATCCCACCCCCATCCCCTACACAGACGGCACATCCCGCCGGGATGGCGGAATTGGTAGACGCGCCAGATTTAGGTTCTGGTATCGAAAGGTGTGCAGGTTCGAGTCCTGTTCCCGGCACTTCCAAGCTACAAACAAAAGGATAGGCCAGCCGGCCATTTTTCGGCCACATTTGCCGGGTTCCTTCATTCAGTTCTTTTTACAGTTCCCCCAACAGTTGCGGCAACGAAACCTCCAACGTGTCCAGGAGTTCCGCACCCGGAGCGCCGGGGCGGACATCCAGAGCAGGCAGAAAACCGGCGGCAGCCAGAGCCTCCCCGTCAGCGGCGAGCTTCTCCCTGATTTTCGATGAAACCACCGCCTGATGCTTCTCCGGCTCACCGGAAACCGGCAATGCCTCCACCACCGTGCAGACCAACGACCACAGTGGGGGCCAGACAGTCCACTGCGGCAAAGGTTGTCCGCCGGTGAGAAAGCGCCAATCGTGTTCCTTCATGTGGTAGCGGCGGGAGCGCCCCCTGCCCGCCGTCTTCTTTCTATCCGGAAGCTCAGAAGCGAACACCTGCCCCGACAAGAGCATTTCCTGCAACAGGAGTTGCATCGTGCGGGCCTTGTAGCCCGTCAACCGCGCGATCTCCGACGGATTTGCGGCAGGCCTCGAAGAAAGGCATAGGATCACTTCCGCCCGTGCGCTGACGCCAATCAACGCCCGCAACGACAACAACAGGTTCGGTGCCAACGTGGGATTCGGAGCCTTGCTCATACCACGGATCCTGACGGGAGTCCGGAACACTCCTTGGCGGGCAACCAACGGAGCCGTCTCACCCTCACCCGAAGACAGCGCCCCAATACTCTCTTTCGCCGGCCCGTGGCTTACATGGGCCTTCCACTTCGGCTGGCCACCTTTCTCAACCAACCACGCAGCCATGGCGGAAAGAATGGCCGGATCAGCCAGCTTTGTTTCCGCCTGCAAGGTCTTGAGCCGTTGGAGATGAACAAAGGAGCCGAAACGGGAAAGCCAATCGAGGCACTCGTTGAAAAGGCGCGGTTCGTGAATGCCCAAGCGGGTGGTCGCCAGTATCAGCGCCTCCAGATCGATCACCCGCCCCGGTGCAGCGGCCCGGGCATGCCCCGCCACTCCGAGGCTGCACCATTGCCGCCACAGAAGATCAAGTGCCGCCTCAAGGCATAGGCTCCTAAAGTCTGCCAACGATCCGGTCATATCCCATTTCTTTCATGGCTTGCCGTACAAGTGCCGGAAAGACCTCGCCGGAATCCTGGGAAAGCACCCGGTTAATGGCCTCTGACAGTTCCCCATCGCTGGGCGACATCGCAGCCAGATCTTTGACATGCCTTCCCACGCCTCCGTCATCCACTGCGGCAAAAAGTTTCAAGTGGATAAGGTCAAACCGATCCGGCAGATAAACCTTCAGGTGTGTCCCGTATTGCATCGCACTCAGGCGGTCGCAGAAACCAACAGGAAGTCCTGCAACCACCTGATCCGCTGGGCCAGTATTCAGCCACCCATCATCCAGATCCAGTTCCCGGGCTACCCGGAGGGCAGCCATTTGCAAGGACTGCGAAAGCGGCCGGGGATCCACCAATCCCAAACCGGCATCAACCTTCGCAAGGATTTCCGCATCCCGGGTGACCCGCGTGACGAGGCCCAGTGCCAGTAATGCTGATCCGCCAATCAATACGAAACTCTCCGGCTCCGCTCCCGCCTCGTGAAGGAATGCAGACAGTGCTCCGAATGCTTGATCGAGAGAATCTTTGGAGAGAGAATTCACACTAGTGGCAAATTTAGCGAATTTTATTTTCGCAATCAACGAAAATTTGACCACGTGATTGTTATCCTGTTTCTAGGAACTTTTCAGTCATCCGTGTAGAATATTTGCCCGCCGGAAGTGCCTGCTCAACAGGAAGGATTGATGCGCTGCGCACATCCACGCGGATTGGCTGCGCTTTCCGCAGATGATTCGGGAATGCTCACGGGGCTTTCTAACCTCTCGCTCCGCTCGATGGAGTTCTCGGCCCTCCCGGATGAAAACATCAAACCCCAGTTCCGCGTGCGGAACTGGGGTTTGATGGCGGACAGGGAGGGATTCGAACCCTCGGTACGGTTACCCGCACACACGCTTTCCAAGCGTGCTCATTCGACCACTCTGACACCTGCCCTAAGGAGTGGGCGGGGACGCTAGGAACTCCCCACGGGGTTGGCAACACCGATTTTCATCGGAATCGAAATTAAAGCATCAGTCCTCCCCGCCCCCCACTCTGGCGAGGATCCAGAACAGATCGGAGAGCCGGTTGAAATAAAGGCGGATGGCTTCCCCGATGGGTTCGCCGGATTCGTGGAGGATCCAAACCTCCCGCTCCGTGCGGCGGGCGATGGTGCGGGCGAAATCAAGGCCGGCTTTCATCATGGAGCCTTCCGCTCCGGGCCTCGCCCAACCGGTGAAGCGGATGCCGCGGGCCTCGTAGGCCTTCGCCGTCTCCTCGATCCGCAGGGTGTCCTCCATGGTCAGCGCCCCCTTGAACCGCTCCGCGTAGCGCGGCACATCCTCCGGGACGCAGGCCAGCTCACCCATGAGGCCGACAAGCTGCGCCTGCACGCCGTCGATGAGGCGGATGATCTCCCCGTCATGCGCGGCGGCCCGTGCAAGGCCGAGTGCGGCGTTCAACTCGTCCACGCAACCGAGCACGGCGACCCGTTGGGAGGATTTGGCAATCCGCTTTCCGAAAAGGAGGTCCGTTTCCCCGGAATCGCCGCGGCCGGTGATGATGATGCTGCCCATGGCGAAA
Coding sequences:
- a CDS encoding FAD-dependent oxidoreductase → MKFQTRYLILSLVGAGLISAQAAEEYDLVIYGGSCAGVISAVQAKKMGKTAIIVAPEKHLGGLSSGGLGFTDTGNKAVIGGLSRDFYHRVYQHYQKPEAWKWQKKDEYGNKGQGTPAMDGENRTMWIFEPHVAEAVFEDYVKEFNIPVHRDEWLDREKGVKKEGTRITEITTLSGKTYSGKMFIDATYEGDLMAAAKVEYHVGREANSQYDEEHNGVQVGVLHHRHHFGVLKEKVDPYVVKGDKSSGVLPRINPGDPGKKGEADKGIQAYCFRMCLTDHEPNRVPFKKPANYDPKQYELLARIYEAGWTETFGKFDPIPNHKTDTNNHGPFSTDNIGYNHEYPEASYEKRKEIIQEHIDYQQGWLWFVQNDPRVPENVRKEMARWGLPKDEYTDNGNWSPQLYIREARRMVGAFVMTENELRKKKPTPESVGMGSYTIDSHNIQRYITPEGYVQNEGDIGVSTNGPYEIAYGSLVPKKGQADNLLVPVCVSSTHIAFGSIRMEPVFMILAQSAATAAVMAIDDKSTVQDVPYAKLRERLLADGQILEAPHLIKGKPVSKLEGTVVDDNNAKFVGEWSEGKGGDYVALAYRHDQNERDLGVKTALFEAKLPKAGKYEVRVSYADLANRSTKAKFIIGAKDGDKVVTVNQRKKPEIEGLFTSLGTFEFGEDAKVTISNEGSDGHVIADAVQWLPK
- a CDS encoding TIM barrel protein; its protein translation is MNPSSSITGRRNFLKTSAKFAAITTAAASLSHRLGAAENAAAKVGMNGRINHSVCKWCYKDIPLEDLCVAGKDFGLQSIELLKPEDMETLKKHGMTCAIFSNPTGTTKDGVKVGGIEKAFNRIEHHDTLIEIYEPYLKQVADAGGKQVICFSGNRDGMDDQKGIENCAIGLKRLMPIAEKLNLKITMELLNSKVNHKDYMCDLSTWGVELCKAVGSENFGLLYDIYHMQIMEGDVIATIRKDNKYFAHYHTGGVPGRAEIDETQELYYPAIMKAIVDTGYKGYVAQEFIPKREDKIGSLKQAVGICDV
- a CDS encoding cob(I)yrinic acid a,c-diamide adenosyltransferase, which produces MGSIIITGRGDSGETDLLFGKRIAKSSQRVAVLGCVDELNAALGLARAAAHDGEIIRLIDGVQAQLVGLMGELACVPEDVPRYAERFKGALTMEDTLRIEETAKAYEARGIRFTGWARPGAEGSMMKAGLDFARTIARRTEREVWILHESGEPIGEAIRLYFNRLSDLFWILARVGGGED
- a CDS encoding SAM-dependent methyltransferase → MPDFRSPPPQPTETLPNLYPTGDTPATPALLRVIGEKIASCGPISFPEFMSLALYHPEYGYYAKDLRQVGREGDFFTSVSVGPLFGRILARRFIAWWEENQQPSPWRVIEVGAHDGTLAADILTEISSISPAAFSALEYAIPEPLPRLQAAQRAKLAPWGNVRFVASAGDLAAAPLPGIAFGNEVLDALPFEIIGRAGGIWHEYLVAQEGGKFAMTQGPPYPHGPAGDFPDGYLTEIRRDYGEFFRPFLSALRHGLLLWFDYGYDHEAYYHPARTTGTLRTFSKHRAGENPFIAPGDEDITAHVDFTAAADAAIALGCRINSMKTQSAWLTEAAREFLLSMEGRPDASLLRQFQSLTHPGQLGTRFHVLDFSWNPEPEPLQPGGLKSP
- a CDS encoding transglycosylase domain-containing protein encodes the protein MAEKKKRPLNKSRKRPFYKSKGLWLSFLLFIAAAGVFSYVFLEQYTRPYRERAETYDLDRINDLELPSIILDRNDEEIGRIFLENRSVIGMDKVPKVFVDALVAGEDSRFAKHGGIDYWGIIRAAYETWKGNSQGASTITQQLARNAYGLREEAIKRKESTIQRKLVEAFLARRIEKHYKKDEILGFYVNRIYLGSSYYGIRSAALGYYGKEPMDLEPQECASIVALIKSPNPLSPLRNPSGNKNWRNFVLARMGKEGSLSKAEVARLQALPLGLNPKPLLRGTTHLYERIFDGVKQALGEEALAKGGFKVHTTILRDAQEAAQKSLEESLVRAEQNPLYRRQKHADYKRASDKPPEYVQGAVLMVDHTTGEVLAHVGGRDYAQSNYDFIELGKRPPGTAFFPFLYAAALASGQTPSSMVLDDHMDNRTVMVGGQEGIVGEWGQEVRVPQIKRKNIPLREAFESSKIAASLRLGQQVGLQKVVDAAVAFGFPMQKTELLPRLCVGWEQVSMKQAVRAIATFGKEGRAGASELVYIDRVEDSRGAIVYRRPRVTVTPPQIVDSATAFQVHSMMVGGMERGAAAGALDGLVEKPFPGAGKGGTTHDFSDNWFLGYNKRVSCGVWTGFLSGAGDPIYEGAFSRDLALPVWQAVMNAASPSFGGGEIKVPPTVVEVPVCAESGQRATQFCQHAVENRETGTVRMESMKVTEYFRKGTENLPFCSVHSGMMADGLTPNAQLGALSAVDVSPVAPKEPVLLGDDPYHTETPSFAPSSGAPGLIRKRTNVLDSLDIGEGEERFRMKRPPRLVIEED